A single region of the Leptothrix cholodnii SP-6 genome encodes:
- the ffh gene encoding signal recognition particle protein has product MASALSDRLSKLVKTMRGQARITESNVQDMLREVRMALLEADVALPVVRDFIARVKEKALGQEVAGSLNPGQALVGIVHKELAATMGEGVSDINLTVQPPAVILMAGLQGAGKTTTTAKLAKHLIERRKKKVLTVSADVYRPAAIEQLKTVTRQAGAEWFPSQGDQKPRDIALAAIDYARKHHFDVLLVDTAGRLAIDEALMAEIKDLHATLTPIETLFVVDAMQGQDAINTARAFKEALPLTGIVLTKLDGDSRGGAALSVRSITGAPIKFAGVSEKIDGLEVFDADRHAGRVLGMGDIVALVEEVQKGVDMQSAQKLADKIKSGDAFDLNDFLSQLSQMKKMGGLSSLLEKLPAEMAAKAGQADMGKAEKDVRRMEGMINSMTPLERRKPDLIKASRKRRIAAGAGVQVQEVNRMLNQFEQMRDMMKKMKGGGLMKMMKRFGGAKRGFPGMGR; this is encoded by the coding sequence ATGGCATCCGCCCTTTCCGATCGCCTGTCCAAACTAGTCAAGACGATGCGCGGCCAGGCGCGCATCACCGAATCCAACGTGCAGGACATGCTGCGCGAAGTGCGCATGGCCCTGCTCGAGGCCGACGTCGCCCTGCCGGTGGTGCGCGACTTCATCGCCCGCGTCAAGGAGAAGGCACTCGGCCAGGAGGTCGCCGGCTCGCTCAACCCGGGTCAGGCGCTGGTCGGCATCGTGCACAAGGAGCTCGCCGCCACCATGGGCGAGGGGGTGTCCGACATCAACCTCACGGTGCAGCCGCCGGCGGTGATCCTGATGGCCGGCCTGCAGGGCGCGGGCAAGACCACCACCACCGCCAAGCTGGCCAAGCACCTGATCGAGCGACGCAAGAAGAAGGTGCTGACGGTCTCGGCCGACGTCTACCGCCCGGCCGCCATCGAGCAGCTCAAGACGGTGACGAGGCAGGCCGGCGCCGAGTGGTTCCCGAGCCAGGGCGACCAGAAGCCGCGCGACATCGCGCTGGCCGCGATCGACTACGCCCGCAAGCACCACTTCGACGTGCTGCTGGTCGACACCGCCGGCCGACTGGCGATCGACGAAGCGCTGATGGCCGAGATCAAGGACCTGCACGCCACGCTCACCCCGATCGAGACGCTGTTCGTGGTCGACGCGATGCAGGGCCAGGACGCCATCAACACCGCCCGCGCCTTCAAGGAGGCGCTGCCGCTGACCGGCATCGTGCTGACCAAGCTCGACGGCGACTCGCGGGGTGGCGCGGCGCTGTCGGTGCGCAGCATCACCGGCGCGCCGATCAAGTTCGCCGGCGTGTCCGAGAAGATCGACGGCCTGGAGGTCTTCGACGCCGACCGCCACGCCGGCCGCGTGCTCGGCATGGGCGACATCGTGGCGCTGGTCGAGGAGGTACAGAAGGGCGTGGACATGCAGTCCGCGCAGAAACTGGCCGACAAGATCAAGAGCGGCGATGCCTTCGACCTGAACGACTTCCTGTCGCAGCTCAGCCAGATGAAGAAGATGGGCGGGCTGTCGAGCCTGCTCGAGAAGCTGCCGGCCGAGATGGCCGCCAAGGCCGGCCAGGCCGACATGGGCAAGGCCGAGAAGGACGTGCGCCGGATGGAGGGCATGATCAATTCGATGACGCCGCTCGAACGCCGCAAGCCCGACCTGATCAAGGCCAGCCGCAAGCGCCGCATCGCCGCCGGTGCCGGCGTGCAGGTGCAGGAAGTCAACCGCATGCTCAACCAGTTCGAGCAGATGCGCGACATGATGAAGAAGATGAAGGGCGGTGGCCTGATGAAGATGATGAAGCGCTTCGGCGGTGCCAAGCGCGGCTTCCCCGGCATGGGCCGGTGA
- a CDS encoding cytochrome C assembly family protein: MLAYAIAARGVGGAWPYRALTLAWVAHGTAFLTHLFGIGLAGDGARFGFAPALSATAWLVLAVHAVESRFLPVPAVRRLLSVLGGVSVLLALLFPGEGAIHSGSPWAPLHWLLGLASYGLFGAAVLHAAWLDRAERALRARTLPAGPSGPLPLLMLEKLTFRFVAAGFVVLSIAVLLGVWFTPAWRWDHKTVFSMLGWLVFAGLLGGRQIFGWRGRRATRWLYVGTGLLLLAYVGSRFVFEVLLHRSATMAGLGS, translated from the coding sequence ATGCTGGCTTACGCGATCGCTGCCCGGGGTGTCGGCGGCGCCTGGCCCTACCGTGCGTTGACGCTCGCCTGGGTGGCCCATGGCACGGCTTTCCTGACCCATCTGTTCGGCATCGGCCTGGCCGGTGACGGCGCCCGATTCGGCTTTGCGCCGGCCCTGTCGGCCACGGCCTGGCTGGTGCTGGCGGTGCACGCGGTCGAGAGCCGCTTCCTGCCGGTGCCGGCGGTGCGGCGCCTGCTGTCGGTGCTGGGGGGCGTGTCGGTGCTGCTGGCGCTGCTGTTCCCGGGCGAGGGGGCGATCCATTCCGGCTCGCCCTGGGCGCCGCTGCACTGGTTGCTCGGGCTGGCGTCCTACGGCCTGTTCGGCGCGGCCGTGCTGCACGCGGCCTGGCTCGACCGGGCCGAGCGCGCCTTGCGGGCCCGCACCCTGCCGGCCGGTCCGAGCGGCCCGTTGCCGCTGCTGATGCTCGAGAAGCTGACCTTCCGCTTCGTCGCGGCCGGTTTCGTCGTGCTGTCGATCGCGGTGCTGCTGGGCGTCTGGTTCACGCCGGCCTGGCGCTGGGATCACAAGACCGTGTTCTCGATGCTGGGCTGGCTGGTGTTCGCCGGTCTGCTCGGCGGGCGCCAGATCTTCGGCTGGCGCGGCCGGCGCGCCACCCGCTGGCTCTATGTCGGCACCGGCCTGCTGCTGCTGGCCTATGTGGGGTCGCGCTTCGTGTTCGAGGTGCTGCTGCATCGTTCGGCAACGATGGCGGGGCTGGGCTCGTGA
- a CDS encoding PP0621 family protein, translated as MRVLWWILLGLAAVWLFKSWRRRIDRADEPAAPPPTRPAPPTLPLEMVRCAHCGVHLPSSEAIQSAGLPYCSPAHRDAGPRSPARG; from the coding sequence GTGAGGGTGCTCTGGTGGATCCTGCTGGGCCTGGCGGCGGTCTGGCTGTTCAAGAGCTGGCGTCGCCGCATCGATCGTGCCGACGAGCCGGCCGCGCCGCCACCGACCCGGCCGGCGCCGCCCACGCTGCCGCTCGAGATGGTGCGCTGCGCCCACTGCGGCGTGCACCTGCCGTCCAGCGAGGCGATCCAGTCCGCCGGCCTGCCGTATTGCAGCCCCGCGCACCGTGACGCCGGCCCGCGCTCACCGGCGCGAGGTTGA
- a CDS encoding ATP-binding protein, with product MGLPPFVDSDLPPRQAGRAAVRRESWFAGLGAGADSTRPQEEDEPRAPDPVQPPRRRLAWPGRPAADKSIPLPDTVPADLFQAPAPPAPEPAAAPTRPPRSGPPTEAPADSQRDESILRAEADTTPPKAFQRIFRGFVVARALLGVLLLAMQGVITVYASVGPSLSGLAVCAAYSLSSLWLLAQVEMHWPPRLGPALGAGGQLRRRWVLVTVGVDLLCFSLLLVATAQGPLNIGALLLLPVLMAGALMPRRAGVAVAAGVVIVMLAGAWWRVLAGAEMAAQLTQAGMSGAVVFAMALLTTEMAERLARQEVTARSTLELARQQALLNRLMIEEMQDGVMVVDRIGHVRAANPAAMALIGAPQGRRFAAFDLQEHEAWLPLWTALERGYAHGIWPEGGEEISLQLNQGPHIEARGLRVRMRFTRRRDARSGEALCVLFLEDLRMLRARARQEKLAAMGRVSAGIAHEIRNPLAAISQANALLAEDLTVPAQRQLARMVADNVERLQRIVDDVMEVAPGAPRDAPAIDLPLQVQALCAEWARTAGLPQAGQSPLRVDVDEGVMAVKFDPDHLRRVLVNLLENALRHGSGRPDALWVQVQSRGTDEVVLSVASDGAPIAGDVEPYLFEPFFSTRSRGSGLGLYICRELCERYGATIEYRPRGAGARHRNVFVLTLPRRVPVPMSARQPKFS from the coding sequence ATGGGCTTGCCGCCTTTTGTCGATTCCGACCTGCCGCCGCGCCAGGCCGGGCGTGCGGCCGTGCGGCGCGAGTCGTGGTTTGCCGGCCTCGGTGCCGGCGCCGATTCGACCCGGCCGCAGGAAGAGGACGAACCCCGCGCGCCGGACCCTGTTCAGCCGCCGCGTCGCCGCCTGGCCTGGCCGGGCCGGCCGGCGGCCGACAAGTCGATCCCGCTGCCCGACACCGTGCCGGCCGACCTGTTCCAGGCGCCTGCGCCGCCAGCGCCCGAGCCCGCGGCGGCGCCGACCCGCCCGCCCAGGTCCGGCCCGCCGACCGAAGCCCCGGCCGATTCGCAGCGCGACGAATCCATCCTGCGCGCCGAAGCGGACACCACGCCGCCGAAGGCCTTCCAGCGCATCTTCCGCGGCTTCGTCGTGGCCCGTGCGCTGCTGGGCGTGCTGCTGCTGGCGATGCAGGGCGTCATCACCGTCTATGCGAGCGTCGGCCCGTCGTTGTCGGGGCTGGCGGTGTGTGCCGCCTACAGCCTGAGCAGCCTGTGGCTGCTGGCGCAGGTCGAGATGCACTGGCCGCCGCGACTCGGCCCGGCGCTCGGCGCCGGCGGCCAGCTGCGGCGCCGCTGGGTGCTGGTGACGGTCGGGGTCGATCTGCTGTGTTTCTCGCTGCTGCTGGTGGCGACCGCGCAGGGGCCGCTCAACATCGGCGCCTTGCTGCTGCTGCCGGTGCTGATGGCCGGGGCGCTGATGCCGCGCCGGGCCGGCGTGGCGGTGGCGGCCGGCGTGGTGATCGTCATGCTGGCGGGCGCCTGGTGGCGGGTGCTGGCCGGGGCCGAGATGGCGGCCCAGCTCACCCAGGCCGGCATGTCGGGCGCCGTGGTGTTCGCGATGGCGCTGCTGACCACCGAGATGGCCGAGCGGCTGGCGCGCCAGGAGGTCACCGCCCGCAGCACCCTCGAGCTGGCGCGCCAGCAGGCGCTGCTCAACCGCCTGATGATCGAGGAGATGCAGGACGGCGTGATGGTGGTCGACCGCATCGGCCACGTGCGTGCCGCCAACCCGGCGGCGATGGCGCTGATCGGCGCACCGCAGGGCCGCCGTTTTGCCGCCTTCGACCTGCAGGAGCACGAGGCCTGGTTGCCGTTGTGGACGGCGCTCGAGCGCGGTTATGCGCACGGCATCTGGCCCGAGGGCGGCGAAGAGATCAGCCTGCAGCTCAACCAGGGCCCGCACATCGAGGCGCGTGGCCTGCGCGTGCGCATGCGCTTCACGCGGCGCCGCGATGCCCGCTCGGGCGAGGCGCTGTGCGTGCTGTTCCTCGAGGACCTGCGCATGCTGCGGGCCCGCGCACGGCAGGAGAAGCTGGCTGCGATGGGCCGGGTCTCGGCCGGCATCGCGCACGAGATCCGCAATCCGCTGGCCGCCATCTCGCAGGCCAATGCCTTGCTGGCCGAGGACCTCACCGTGCCGGCGCAGCGCCAGCTCGCGCGCATGGTGGCCGACAACGTCGAGCGCCTGCAGCGCATCGTCGACGACGTGATGGAGGTCGCCCCTGGCGCGCCGCGTGATGCCCCCGCGATCGACCTGCCGTTGCAGGTGCAGGCCCTGTGCGCCGAATGGGCCCGCACCGCCGGCCTGCCGCAGGCCGGCCAGAGCCCGCTGCGGGTCGACGTGGACGAGGGTGTCATGGCCGTCAAGTTCGATCCCGACCACCTGCGCCGGGTGCTCGTCAACCTGCTCGAGAACGCCCTGCGCCACGGCAGCGGCCGCCCCGATGCGCTGTGGGTGCAGGTGCAGTCGCGCGGCACCGACGAGGTGGTGCTGTCGGTGGCCAGCGATGGTGCGCCGATCGCCGGCGATGTCGAGCCCTACCTGTTCGAGCCCTTCTTCTCCACCCGCAGCCGCGGCAGCGGGCTGGGCCTGTACATCTGCCGCGAGCTGTGCGAGCGCTACGGCGCCACCATCGAATACCGCCCGCGTGGCGCGGGTGCCCGCCATCGCAACGTGTTTGTCCTGACCCTGCCGCGCAGGGTGCCGGTGCCGATGTCGGCGCGCCAACCGAAGTTTTCATGA
- a CDS encoding sigma-54-dependent transcriptional regulator, giving the protein MSPSPLHSLLVVDDEPDLRTLYELTLLREGYEVETAATVEEAWAQLKDRTYSVLITDMRLPDGNGLELLRRLEQSGRSERTIVITAYGSAENAVLALKAGAYDYLTKPVDLKLFRSVIASALGRTPNVRGTAASADVPADFGHGSRLLARRSSDNGSAALRRMAGQSQAMQQVRELVEKVARSMAPVLVQGESGTGKELVARSIHQVSARAAQPFIAVNCGAIPEQLLEAEFFGYRKGAFTGAAEDREGFFQAARGGTLFLDEIGDLPISMQSKLLRAIQERAVRPVGAVSEVPLDVRIISATHRDLATEVAAGRFRQDLYYRLNVIQIRVPPLRERSDDLPELCTRVLERIAADTGLTQIPRLTVQALEHLARYDFPGNVRELENLLHRALALSGAAQICVDDLELPRGQARAGEGGWGVAPPASTALQATQPPGAAVADTGAPPASLADLAIPTDLVGYLDEVERAVLVRALERHRYNRTAAGSSMGLTLRQMRYRMARLGIHVAGEGLMVDDVDGTGLE; this is encoded by the coding sequence ATGAGCCCGTCGCCCCTCCACAGCCTGCTGGTCGTTGATGACGAGCCGGACCTGCGCACGCTCTACGAACTGACGCTGCTGCGCGAGGGCTACGAGGTCGAGACCGCGGCCACCGTCGAGGAGGCCTGGGCCCAGTTGAAGGACCGCACCTACAGCGTGCTGATCACCGACATGCGGCTGCCCGACGGCAACGGCCTCGAGCTGCTGCGGCGCCTCGAGCAGAGCGGCCGCAGCGAGCGCACCATCGTCATCACCGCCTACGGTTCGGCCGAAAACGCCGTGCTGGCGCTCAAGGCCGGGGCCTACGACTACCTCACCAAGCCGGTCGACCTGAAGCTGTTCCGCAGCGTCATCGCCTCCGCGCTGGGCCGCACGCCGAACGTGCGCGGCACGGCGGCGTCGGCGGATGTGCCGGCCGATTTCGGCCACGGCTCGCGCCTGCTTGCGCGCCGCAGCAGCGACAACGGCAGTGCCGCCTTGCGGCGCATGGCCGGCCAGTCGCAGGCCATGCAGCAGGTGCGCGAACTGGTCGAGAAGGTTGCGCGCAGCATGGCGCCGGTGCTGGTCCAGGGCGAGTCGGGTACCGGCAAGGAACTGGTCGCGCGCTCGATCCACCAGGTCAGCGCGCGCGCGGCCCAGCCCTTCATCGCGGTCAACTGCGGCGCCATCCCCGAGCAGCTGCTCGAGGCCGAGTTCTTCGGCTACCGCAAGGGCGCCTTCACCGGCGCGGCCGAAGACCGCGAGGGCTTCTTCCAGGCCGCGCGCGGCGGCACCCTGTTCCTCGACGAGATCGGCGACCTGCCGATCTCGATGCAGAGCAAGCTGCTGCGGGCGATCCAGGAGCGTGCCGTGCGGCCGGTGGGCGCGGTCAGCGAGGTGCCGCTCGACGTGCGCATCATCAGCGCCACCCATCGCGATCTCGCCACCGAGGTGGCGGCGGGGCGTTTCCGCCAGGACCTCTATTACCGCCTCAACGTGATCCAGATCCGCGTGCCGCCCTTGCGCGAGCGCAGCGACGACCTGCCCGAACTGTGCACCCGCGTGCTCGAACGCATCGCCGCCGACACCGGCCTGACCCAGATCCCGCGGCTGACCGTGCAGGCGCTCGAACACCTGGCGCGCTACGACTTCCCTGGCAACGTGCGCGAGCTCGAGAACCTGCTGCACCGCGCGCTGGCCCTGTCCGGCGCGGCGCAGATCTGTGTCGACGACCTCGAGCTGCCGCGTGGCCAGGCCCGCGCGGGCGAGGGCGGCTGGGGCGTTGCGCCGCCCGCATCGACCGCCTTGCAGGCGACCCAGCCGCCGGGGGCTGCCGTGGCGGACACCGGCGCCCCGCCGGCCAGCCTCGCCGACCTGGCGATCCCGACCGACCTCGTCGGCTACCTCGACGAGGTCGAGCGTGCGGTGCTGGTGCGCGCCCTCGAACGCCACCGCTACAACCGCACCGCGGCCGGCTCCAGCATGGGTCTGACCCTGCGGCAGATGCGCTATCGCATGGCGCGCCTGGGCATCCACGTCGCCGGCGAGGGCCTGATGGTCGACGACGTCGACGGCACCGGCCTCGAATGA
- the ampD gene encoding 1,6-anhydro-N-acetylmuramyl-L-alanine amidase AmpD, translated as MTPGCGMRRSGAWSRGWHRDARRVPSPNFGSRPVGASIDLAVVHSISLPPGVYGGDAIERFFTNRLDPAAHPYFATLAGLQVSAHFVIRRDGELLQFVDVRERAWHAGASSWRGRSNCNDHSLGIELEGLEGQRFEPAQYRVLAGLLRDARTAWPLREVVGHEHIAPGRKHDPGAGFDWCRLARHLRGARLWVPAEVLAQPCRAVVRRA; from the coding sequence ATGACACCCGGGTGCGGCATGCGCCGCAGCGGCGCATGGTCACGTGGCTGGCATCGCGATGCGCGCCGGGTGCCGAGCCCGAACTTCGGGTCGCGGCCGGTGGGTGCATCGATCGATCTGGCGGTGGTGCATTCGATCAGCCTGCCGCCCGGCGTGTACGGCGGTGACGCGATCGAGCGCTTCTTCACCAACCGGCTCGACCCGGCCGCGCATCCCTATTTCGCCACCCTTGCCGGACTGCAGGTGTCGGCCCATTTCGTCATCCGGCGCGATGGCGAACTGCTGCAGTTCGTCGATGTGCGCGAGCGTGCCTGGCATGCCGGCGCATCGAGTTGGCGGGGCCGTTCCAACTGCAACGACCACAGCCTGGGCATCGAGCTCGAAGGGCTCGAGGGGCAGCGTTTCGAGCCCGCGCAATACCGCGTGCTGGCGGGCCTGCTGCGCGATGCACGCACGGCCTGGCCGCTGCGGGAGGTGGTCGGTCACGAGCACATCGCACCGGGGCGCAAACACGATCCCGGCGCCGGTTTCGACTGGTGCCGGCTGGCCCGTCATCTGCGCGGCGCGCGCCTGTGGGTGCCCGCCGAGGTGCTCGCCCAGCCGTGCCGTGCGGTCGTGCGCAGGGCCTGA
- a CDS encoding ribonucleoside-diphosphate reductase subunit alpha — protein sequence MQATGTVHNVSRAPTVGQVHRDAAANASAYVGYQIIRRNGAVVAFEPHKITVALMKAFLAVHGTHGAASASVRETVDGLTEAVVRALMRSRPSGGSFHIEDIQDQVELGLMRGGHHDVARAYVLYRERRTQERASQGRAPVAAEPAVMVTDRGQRVPLDMARLAGLIEAACADLGPEAIGAPVLAETRRNLYDGVSIDEVYKASILAARTLIEKDPSYSRVTARLLMHTIRRDVLGEEVTQAEMAARYADYFPAFIKKGVDAELLDERMAQFDLARLGAALKAERDLNFDYLGLQTLYDRYFLHIRKQRIEMPQAFFMRVAMGLALNEIDREARAIEFYEVLSAFDFMSSTPTLFNAGTRRSQLSSCYLTTVPDDLEGIYDAIKDNALLSKFAGGLGNDWTPVRALGSHIKGTNGESQGVVPFLKVVNDTAVAVNQGGKRKGAVCAYLETWHLDIEEFLELRKNTGDDRRRTHDMNTANWIPDLFMKRVMEGGDWTLFSPANCPDLHDLFGTAFEAAYTAYEARADRGEITFFKRVRAVDLWRKILSMLFETGHPWITFKDACNVRSPQQHVGVVHSSNLCTEITLNTNAGEIAVCNLGSVNLAQHVKDGEVDQAKLCRTVTTAMRMLDNVIDINYYAVKKARDSNLRHRPVGLGIMGFQDALYQLRVPYASNEAVEFADRSMEAVCYHAYWASTELAAERGRYATYRGSLWDRGILPIDSIALLAEQRGGYLDVDTRTTLDWDALRARIAQYGMRNSNCVAIAPTATISNIIGVDASIEPCFGNLSVKSNLSGEFTVVNEYLVRDLKALGLWDDVMVMDLKHFDGSLRRIDRVPEELKRLYATAFEVETQWLVEAAARRQKWIDQAQSLNIYMAGASGKKLDETYKLAWLRGLKTTYYLRTMGATHAEKSTVKAGSMNAVSNGAHGSASEPAAVSSNEPATDVKFCAIDDPSCEACQ from the coding sequence ATGCAAGCCACTGGCACCGTCCACAACGTCTCTCGCGCGCCGACCGTCGGCCAGGTCCACCGCGATGCCGCGGCCAATGCGTCGGCCTATGTCGGCTATCAGATCATCCGCCGCAACGGCGCGGTGGTGGCCTTCGAGCCGCACAAGATCACGGTCGCCCTGATGAAGGCCTTCCTGGCCGTGCACGGCACCCACGGTGCGGCTTCGGCCAGCGTGCGCGAGACCGTCGACGGCCTGACCGAAGCGGTGGTGCGCGCCCTGATGCGCTCGCGCCCGAGCGGCGGCAGCTTCCACATCGAGGACATCCAGGACCAGGTCGAGCTCGGCCTGATGCGCGGCGGCCACCACGACGTGGCGCGTGCCTACGTGCTGTATCGCGAGCGCCGCACCCAGGAGCGCGCCAGCCAGGGCCGTGCGCCGGTGGCGGCCGAGCCGGCCGTGATGGTGACCGATCGCGGCCAGCGCGTGCCGCTCGACATGGCCCGTCTGGCCGGCCTGATCGAGGCCGCGTGCGCCGATCTGGGCCCCGAGGCGATCGGCGCGCCGGTGCTGGCCGAGACGCGTCGCAACCTGTATGACGGCGTGTCGATCGACGAGGTCTACAAGGCCTCGATCCTGGCTGCGCGCACGCTGATCGAAAAAGACCCGAGCTACAGCCGCGTCACTGCCCGCCTGCTGATGCACACCATCCGCCGCGACGTGCTGGGCGAGGAGGTCACGCAGGCCGAGATGGCGGCGCGTTATGCCGATTACTTCCCGGCCTTCATCAAGAAGGGTGTCGACGCCGAACTGCTCGACGAGCGCATGGCGCAGTTCGACCTGGCTCGCCTGGGCGCGGCGCTGAAGGCCGAGCGCGACCTGAACTTCGACTACCTCGGCCTGCAGACGCTGTACGACCGCTACTTCCTGCACATCAGGAAGCAGCGCATCGAGATGCCGCAAGCCTTCTTCATGCGCGTGGCGATGGGCCTGGCGCTCAACGAGATCGACCGCGAAGCGCGTGCGATCGAGTTCTACGAGGTGCTGTCGGCGTTCGACTTCATGTCGAGCACGCCGACCCTGTTCAATGCCGGCACGCGCCGCTCGCAGCTGTCGAGCTGCTACCTGACGACGGTGCCCGACGACCTCGAAGGCATCTACGACGCCATCAAGGACAACGCGCTGCTGAGCAAGTTCGCCGGTGGCCTGGGCAACGACTGGACGCCGGTGCGTGCGCTGGGCTCGCACATCAAGGGCACCAACGGCGAATCGCAAGGCGTGGTGCCCTTCCTGAAGGTCGTCAACGACACCGCGGTGGCCGTCAATCAGGGCGGCAAGCGCAAGGGCGCCGTGTGTGCCTATCTGGAGACCTGGCACCTCGACATCGAGGAGTTCCTCGAGCTGCGCAAGAACACCGGCGACGACCGCCGCCGCACCCACGACATGAACACCGCGAACTGGATTCCGGACCTGTTCATGAAGCGCGTGATGGAAGGCGGCGACTGGACGCTGTTCTCGCCCGCCAACTGCCCAGACCTGCACGACCTGTTCGGCACTGCCTTCGAGGCCGCCTATACGGCCTATGAAGCCCGCGCGGACCGCGGCGAGATCACCTTCTTCAAGCGCGTGCGGGCGGTCGACCTGTGGCGCAAGATCCTGTCGATGCTGTTCGAGACCGGCCACCCCTGGATCACCTTCAAGGACGCCTGCAACGTGCGCTCGCCGCAGCAGCATGTGGGCGTGGTGCATTCGTCGAACCTCTGCACCGAGATCACGCTCAACACCAATGCCGGCGAGATCGCGGTCTGCAACCTCGGCTCGGTCAACCTGGCCCAGCACGTCAAGGACGGCGAGGTCGATCAGGCCAAGCTGTGCCGCACGGTGACCACCGCGATGCGCATGCTCGACAACGTCATCGACATCAACTACTACGCCGTCAAGAAGGCGCGTGACTCGAACCTGCGCCATCGCCCGGTCGGCCTCGGCATCATGGGCTTCCAGGACGCGCTCTATCAGCTGCGCGTGCCTTATGCGTCGAACGAGGCGGTCGAGTTCGCCGACCGTTCGATGGAGGCGGTCTGCTATCACGCCTATTGGGCCTCCACCGAACTGGCCGCCGAGCGTGGCCGCTATGCCACCTACCGTGGCTCGCTGTGGGATCGCGGCATCCTGCCGATCGACTCTATCGCGCTGCTGGCCGAACAGCGCGGCGGCTATCTCGACGTCGACACCCGCACCACGCTCGATTGGGATGCCCTGCGTGCGCGCATCGCCCAATACGGCATGCGCAACAGCAACTGCGTGGCCATCGCACCGACTGCGACCATCAGCAACATCATCGGCGTCGATGCGTCGATCGAACCGTGCTTCGGCAACCTCTCGGTCAAGAGCAACCTGTCGGGCGAGTTCACCGTGGTCAACGAGTACCTGGTGCGCGACCTCAAGGCGCTCGGCCTGTGGGACGACGTGATGGTGATGGACCTCAAGCACTTCGATGGCAGCCTGCGCCGCATCGACCGCGTGCCAGAAGAACTCAAGCGCCTTTATGCAACGGCCTTCGAGGTCGAGACGCAATGGCTGGTCGAGGCCGCGGCACGGCGCCAGAAGTGGATCGACCAGGCCCAGAGCCTGAACATCTACATGGCCGGTGCATCGGGCAAGAAGCTCGATGAGACCTACAAACTCGCGTGGTTGCGTGGCCTCAAGACGACCTACTACCTGCGCACCATGGGCGCCACGCATGCCGAGAAATCGACCGTCAAGGCCGGGTCGATGAACGCGGTGTCGAACGGTGCGCACGGCTCGGCTTCCGAGCCGGCCGCAGTCTCATCGAATGAGCCTGCCACCGACGTCAAGTTCTGCGCCATCGACGATCCGTCGTGCGAGGCTTGCCAGTGA
- a CDS encoding ribonucleotide-diphosphate reductase subunit beta, giving the protein MLVWEDTPRSTPTPASPMPSNVSRDVSMRVSSPSSVPSFSHPFVQSTSQPPAAPSAASAAADAARRVNVADKRIINGQTDVNQLVPFKYKWAWEKYLATCANHWMPQEVNMSRDIATWKDPNGLTDDERRLIKRNLGFFVTADSLAANNITLGTYRHITAPECRQFLLRQAFEEAIHTHAYQYIVESLGLDESEIFNAYHEVASIREKDEFLIPYIDAIMDPHFKTGTPENDQTLLKSLIVFACLMEGLFFYVGFTQILALGRQNKMTGAAEQYQYILRDESMHCNFGIDLINAIKLENPHLWTPAFKAEIKALFLKAVELEYRYAEDTMPRGVLGLNASMFKGYLRYIANRRATQIGLEELFPNEENPFPWMSEMIDLKKERNFFETRVIEYQSGGALSWD; this is encoded by the coding sequence ATGCTGGTCTGGGAAGACACCCCGCGTTCAACGCCAACCCCCGCGAGTCCAATGCCTTCGAACGTCTCTCGCGACGTCTCGATGCGGGTCTCGTCACCGTCATCGGTGCCTTCGTTCTCGCACCCGTTCGTGCAATCGACGTCGCAGCCTCCGGCCGCGCCATCGGCTGCATCAGCCGCCGCTGATGCAGCACGCCGCGTCAACGTGGCCGACAAGCGCATCATCAACGGCCAGACCGACGTCAACCAGCTGGTGCCGTTCAAGTACAAGTGGGCCTGGGAGAAGTACCTCGCCACCTGCGCCAATCACTGGATGCCGCAAGAGGTCAACATGTCGCGCGACATCGCGACCTGGAAGGACCCCAATGGCCTGACCGATGACGAGCGTCGCCTCATCAAGCGCAACCTCGGCTTCTTCGTCACCGCCGATTCGCTCGCGGCCAACAACATCACGCTGGGCACCTACCGCCACATCACGGCGCCCGAGTGCCGTCAGTTCCTGTTGCGCCAGGCCTTCGAAGAAGCGATCCACACCCACGCCTACCAGTACATCGTCGAGTCGCTGGGCCTGGATGAAAGCGAGATCTTCAACGCCTATCACGAGGTCGCGTCGATCCGCGAGAAGGACGAGTTCCTGATCCCGTACATCGACGCGATCATGGATCCGCACTTCAAGACCGGCACGCCCGAGAACGACCAGACGCTGCTGAAGTCGCTGATCGTCTTTGCCTGCCTGATGGAGGGCCTGTTCTTCTACGTCGGCTTCACGCAGATCCTGGCGCTGGGTCGGCAGAACAAGATGACCGGCGCGGCCGAGCAGTACCAGTACATCCTGCGTGACGAGTCGATGCACTGCAATTTCGGCATCGACCTGATCAACGCCATCAAGCTCGAGAACCCGCACCTCTGGACACCGGCGTTCAAGGCCGAGATCAAGGCGCTGTTCCTGAAGGCCGTCGAGCTTGAATACCGTTATGCCGAAGACACCATGCCGCGTGGCGTGCTCGGCCTCAATGCATCCATGTTCAAGGGCTATCTGCGCTACATCGCCAACCGGCGGGCCACGCAGATCGGCCTTGAAGAGCTCTTCCCGAACGAGGAAAACCCGTTCCCCTGGATGAGCGAAATGATCGACCTGAAGAAGGAGCGCAATTTCTTCGAAACCCGCGTCATCGAGTACCAGTCCGGCGGTGCGCTGTCCTGGGACTGA